The DNA segment TCAACACCGGTGCAGGTGGTGGTGGTGGTGTCGCGCAGACCAACGATTTCCAGTGCATCTTGAACGCGAACGATACCGCGCTCGATACGACCAGTCACAACAGTACCACGACCCGAGATCGAGAATACGTCTTCGATTGGCATCAGGAATGGCTTGTCGATCATACGAACTGGTTCTGGGATGTAGCTGTCCAGAGTTTCAACCAGTTTCTTGACGGCAGTGGTGCCCATCTCGTTGTCGTCTTTGCCTTCCAGCGCCATACGAGCCGAACCGATGATGATTGGAGTGTCATCGCCCGGGAAGTCGTAGGTGGACAGCAGGTCGCGAACTTCCATCTCAACCAGTTCCAGCAGCTCAGCGTCGTCTACCAGGTCAGCCTTGTTCAGGAAAACCACGATGTACGGAACGCCTACCTGACGGGACAGCAGGATGTGCTCACGGGTTTGTGGCATCGGACCATCAGCGGCCGAGCAAACCAGGATAGCGCCGTCCATTTGAGCAGCACCGGTGATCATGTTCTTCACATAGTCAGCGTGACCTGGGCAGTCAACGTGAGCGTAGTGACGGATCAGCGAGTTGTACTCAACGTGTGCGGTGTTGATGGTGATACCGCGAGCTTTTTCTTCTGGAGCGCTGTCGATCTTGTCGAATTCAACTACGGCCGAACCGAAAACTTCGGAGCAGACGCGAGTCAGAGCAGCGGTCAGAGTGGTTTTACCGTGGTCAACGTGACCAATGGTCCCTACGTTGACGTGGGGCAGGGAACGATCAAATTTTTCCTTAGCCATCGATAACACCCTCAACAGAAGAATTAGACGAACGATATCTACCATTAAAACAAAGGCAGATATTTTCATATCTGCCTTGTTATATGGAGCTCTTGAGCGGATTTGAACCGCTGACCTCACCCTTACCAAGGGTGTGCTCTACCAACTGAGCTACAAGAGCGTAACACTTTGCACAACCTGCAAACTTGGAGCGGGTAGCGGGAATCGAACCCGCATCATCAGCTTGGAAGGCTGAGGTTCTACCACTAAACTATACCCGCGGAGCTTGCAGCTCACGCTAAAAATGGTGGAGGGGGAAGGATTCGAACCTTCGAAGTCGTAGACGTCAGATTTACAGTCTGATCCCTTTGGCCGCTCGGGAACCCCTCCTAAGCGAGCCGGCATTCTATACTATGCCGACCTTCTGTCAAGCATTTTCTCATTAAAAACCTGAGGTTAGCTGCATTGACACTGCTCCGCTTTGACAACCTGTTTAGGTGTTCGCTGTGGAGCGGGCGCCATTCTATGCAAACTATTCCAGCGGTGCAACCCCTTCACACAGCATTATTTTATGTTTTAACTCATTGAATTCCTTGGAAAGGTTCTGCAACTGCACATCCCCCAATAAACGCTGGCTTTCGGGCGCAATGCGCAACCAGTAACCAGGCTCAGGGAGATCCTTTTGCAATGGTTGAGCCTTCACATTCATGGCCACCAGCCGCTGCTGCAGTCCGGAAACGCCCTCCTCGCGACTGAAACCGCCCAAGAACAGACAATCCTGTCCGGCGCGGCGCGCGCCCGGCACTTCTCGGGAGTCACCACCAGCTTCGCTCAGCAAGCGAATGTCTTGCTGAGATCCACGGTACATGCTGAGAGGCGTGACATCTTTTGCACGCAAGGGCGCTTCCTGCTGATGCCAGACGTAATAGAACACATTGAGTACAACAAGCAGCAGGAACAACCAACGCATACAAACCTCAAGATAAAGGACACGCCATGGCCAGCCCTACAAACACCAGGTCAGGAACAATCCGAGCATCAGGCACGACGTCCGCAACCAATCCAGCGTCGCCACCTGTAATAAAGACGGTGAATCCCTCCCCCCAATAGGATCGAGCCATTTCCATTTGGGTCAGGACAAATCCTCTCAACATCAAGGAGCATCCACGCTCCACCGCCTCGACAGTGCTCCGCCCCGGGGCATGACT comes from the Pseudomonas sp. RSB 5.4 genome and includes:
- the tuf gene encoding elongation factor Tu, with the translated sequence MAKEKFDRSLPHVNVGTIGHVDHGKTTLTAALTRVCSEVFGSAVVEFDKIDSAPEEKARGITINTAHVEYNSLIRHYAHVDCPGHADYVKNMITGAAQMDGAILVCSAADGPMPQTREHILLSRQVGVPYIVVFLNKADLVDDAELLELVEMEVRDLLSTYDFPGDDTPIIIGSARMALEGKDDNEMGTTAVKKLVETLDSYIPEPVRMIDKPFLMPIEDVFSISGRGTVVTGRIERGIVRVQDALEIVGLRDTTTTTCTGVEMFRKLLDEGRAGENCGVLLRGTKRDDVERGQVLVKPGSVKPHTKFTAEVYVLSKEEGGRHTPFFKGYRPQFYFRTTDVTGNCELPEGVEMVMPGDNIQMTVTLIKTIAMEDGLRFAIREGGRTVGAGVVAKIIE